One region of Metallosphaera sedula DSM 5348 genomic DNA includes:
- a CDS encoding glycosyltransferase family 2 protein, whose translation MRGRLGTSAFSLGSGSVFRISALRGGVYFAEFSTTENGAISVLLHEKGYKTVYADSGLIWYGEPPEDLASYFTQRIR comes from the coding sequence ATGCGAGGAAGATTAGGTACCTCCGCATTTTCCTTAGGTTCCGGATCGGTTTTCAGAATATCTGCCCTGAGAGGTGGTGTTTACTTCGCTGAGTTCAGCACAACTGAGAATGGGGCTATATCCGTGTTACTTCACGAGAAAGGGTATAAGACCGTATACGCGGATTCTGGCCTCATATGGTACGGTGAGCCTCCGGAAGACTTAGCCTCATATTTTACTCAACGAATCAGATAG
- the treH1 gene encoding alpha,alpha-trehalase TreH1, producing MDFSSRLFCLNNEFTGALITGTEVVWLTFPRYDSSPVFAKILDEKAGSFGISGEVATQEYLVPNILKTVLRDGTEVIDLLLRGEHSLVRKINARTPLEIWADATFNYGKVRAKVYRLSKGIYKLANPENSEFLELHLIFPSIQETSRGWVVSGEGYAFLGHFSDERFGIFGKELKFDVETGVERTINYWRNLIRRGKGRGRISRMEIPGFKGEDLLTAYETSVGMLLGLMYNPTGAIVAAPTTSLPEIEGGVRNWDYRFAWVRDSSIVAEGLISAGHTMDARRIIEFLSRMVSFTTKPFLYPLYSIDGSVPPREVEIPWLSGFMNSRPVRVGNAAAAQLQLDLEGFFMDALYKYYVATGDSSYVRGHLDVIEYIADWVSENWKLQDVGIWEERGVQAHYTHSKVMMWVALERAGKLVKVVDKENRWKDTRHEIREWITENCVNDGKFVKRPGSNEVDSALLTLPLYGFVEPDDPTFLNTLREIENTLVVDGQAKRYRRDFLGEAKYPFTLASLWLARVYIKLVRIEDAERIILGILEATRGTYLVGEHIDPKRKVFTGNFPQAFAQSNLILALNELAEAKSVAPDEEGQ from the coding sequence ATGGACTTCTCTTCAAGATTGTTCTGCCTCAACAACGAATTCACAGGGGCCCTTATAACTGGAACTGAGGTCGTATGGTTGACCTTTCCCAGATACGATTCCTCCCCTGTCTTCGCGAAGATTCTCGACGAGAAGGCTGGTTCCTTCGGTATATCAGGGGAAGTGGCAACTCAGGAGTACCTAGTTCCTAACATATTGAAAACTGTTCTGAGGGACGGAACAGAGGTGATTGACCTCCTCCTAAGGGGAGAGCACTCTCTAGTTAGGAAAATCAATGCAAGGACTCCCCTGGAGATCTGGGCTGATGCAACGTTCAACTACGGGAAAGTAAGGGCTAAGGTTTACAGGTTAAGTAAGGGAATTTACAAGTTAGCTAACCCTGAGAACTCGGAATTCCTGGAACTACATCTCATCTTTCCCTCAATTCAAGAAACTAGCAGGGGGTGGGTGGTATCAGGAGAAGGATATGCCTTCCTTGGTCATTTCAGTGATGAGAGGTTCGGCATATTTGGGAAGGAGCTCAAATTCGATGTGGAGACTGGGGTAGAGAGGACCATAAATTACTGGAGAAACCTGATTAGGAGGGGGAAGGGAAGGGGTAGGATCTCTCGTATGGAGATACCGGGATTTAAGGGAGAGGACCTTCTAACGGCCTATGAAACGTCTGTAGGTATGCTTTTGGGATTAATGTATAACCCCACGGGGGCAATAGTTGCTGCACCCACAACTTCGCTTCCTGAGATAGAGGGCGGTGTGAGGAACTGGGACTACCGCTTCGCCTGGGTTAGGGACTCCTCGATTGTGGCTGAGGGTCTCATCTCTGCTGGGCACACAATGGACGCCAGGAGAATCATAGAGTTCCTATCTAGGATGGTGTCGTTCACGACGAAGCCGTTCCTCTACCCACTCTATTCCATAGACGGTTCGGTTCCCCCAAGGGAGGTGGAGATCCCCTGGCTCTCTGGTTTCATGAACTCCAGGCCCGTGAGGGTCGGAAACGCGGCGGCAGCTCAGCTTCAGCTAGATCTAGAGGGATTTTTCATGGATGCACTTTACAAGTACTACGTGGCCACGGGGGACTCCTCCTACGTGAGGGGACATCTGGACGTAATAGAGTACATTGCTGATTGGGTATCTGAGAACTGGAAGCTTCAGGACGTAGGAATATGGGAGGAGAGGGGAGTTCAGGCGCACTATACCCACTCAAAGGTTATGATGTGGGTAGCTCTGGAGAGGGCAGGAAAGCTAGTGAAGGTGGTGGATAAGGAGAACAGATGGAAAGATACTAGACATGAGATCAGGGAGTGGATAACGGAGAACTGCGTAAATGATGGGAAGTTCGTAAAGAGGCCTGGAAGCAATGAGGTCGACTCCGCATTACTTACCCTACCGCTTTACGGATTTGTTGAACCAGACGATCCAACCTTTCTGAACACCTTAAGGGAGATAGAGAACACCCTGGTAGTTGACGGCCAGGCCAAAAGGTATAGGAGGGACTTTCTGGGGGAGGCAAAGTACCCCTTCACGCTGGCTAGCCTTTGGTTAGCTAGGGTTTACATAAAGCTGGTGAGGATTGAGGACGCTGAGAGGATCATATTGGGTATCCTAGAGGCCACTCGCGGTACATACCTCGTGGGAGAGCACATAGATCCTAAGAGGAAAGTGTTCACGGGGAATTTCCCGCAGGCCTTTGCCCAATCTAACTTGATACTGGCACTCAATGAACTTGCTGAAGCCAAGTCAGTTGCTCCTGACGAGGAAGGTCAATGA
- a CDS encoding DUF1028 domain-containing protein — translation MTFSIVLYDPNLEAWGIGVASKYLAVGSVVPWARPGVGAIATQAFANTRYGPEGLSLLERYDAKEVVRRLTEADSKREVRQLGVIDSRGGSYAFTGRQCHKYAGHIVGTYFTVQGNILTGEDVLEAMARVAESRGPIHRRLLEALKAGEAKGGDRRGKQSAAILVVKNSDEETGPMAVGRYVDLRVDDDPEPLRKLEELVNMWESTFMRDELVSVSDHIKEIDEALKRLGYRDLRTWVEENNYESNFTGDKIGVNVLKDLLRRSGLRLDL, via the coding sequence ATGACGTTTTCCATAGTCCTCTACGATCCCAACTTGGAAGCGTGGGGAATAGGAGTAGCGAGCAAATACCTCGCGGTAGGATCAGTGGTTCCCTGGGCTAGACCTGGAGTTGGCGCTATAGCTACTCAAGCTTTCGCGAACACGAGATATGGACCAGAGGGCCTTTCCCTCCTGGAGAGGTACGACGCGAAGGAAGTGGTGAGGAGGCTCACCGAGGCCGACTCAAAGAGGGAGGTTAGACAGTTAGGTGTAATTGACTCAAGGGGTGGATCCTACGCATTCACGGGAAGGCAGTGTCATAAGTACGCTGGGCACATAGTTGGAACCTATTTCACTGTCCAGGGAAATATCTTGACGGGAGAGGACGTTCTGGAAGCCATGGCCAGGGTAGCGGAGTCGAGAGGCCCCATTCACAGGAGACTGCTGGAAGCCCTAAAGGCTGGAGAGGCAAAGGGTGGTGATAGGAGAGGTAAACAGAGCGCAGCGATCCTGGTGGTGAAGAATAGCGACGAGGAGACAGGGCCCATGGCTGTAGGGAGATACGTGGATCTAAGGGTGGATGATGATCCTGAACCATTGAGGAAATTGGAGGAGCTTGTTAACATGTGGGAGTCCACGTTCATGAGAGATGAGCTCGTCAGCGTAAGCGACCATATCAAGGAGATAGACGAAGCGTTGAAGCGGCTTGGCTACAGGGATCTAAGAACATGGGTGGAAGAGAATAACTACGAGAGTAATTTTACTGGTGATAAGATAGGAGTTAACGTGTTAAAGGACTTGCTTAGAAGGAGTGGTTTAAGGTTAGATCTTTGA
- a CDS encoding dTMP kinase, whose amino-acid sequence MEGKIIALEGSEGSGRTYHVSSLKTYLEEQGYGVVTFGLGMSRLMGEPISKKKRDIVFQRRTLFLAYVTDLADQIENEVKPMVKAGFLAIADGYVSTLKAWGLARGLEEEWMNYVLSALPHANLSLGLVSSPREIMRRILKKKGVLDPLSSGIDICINGELFSSYETYLNTFQDYLRKVIQNGVIVDTSRNFEVVKSEIATIVGDRIEKA is encoded by the coding sequence ATGGAAGGAAAGATCATAGCTCTCGAGGGATCTGAGGGTTCGGGCAGAACATATCATGTGAGCTCCCTGAAGACTTATCTGGAGGAGCAGGGTTACGGCGTGGTTACCTTCGGTCTTGGAATGTCCAGGTTGATGGGGGAGCCCATTTCCAAGAAAAAGAGGGACATAGTCTTCCAGAGGAGAACCCTGTTCCTGGCCTATGTCACCGACCTAGCTGATCAGATAGAGAATGAGGTCAAACCCATGGTTAAGGCTGGATTCCTGGCTATCGCCGACGGATACGTTTCCACGCTGAAGGCTTGGGGATTAGCTAGAGGGCTAGAAGAGGAATGGATGAACTACGTATTGAGTGCCTTGCCCCACGCTAATCTGTCGTTGGGACTCGTGTCGAGTCCGAGAGAGATAATGAGGAGAATCCTTAAAAAGAAGGGAGTCCTGGATCCGCTTAGCTCAGGGATAGACATCTGTATAAATGGTGAACTGTTCTCGTCGTACGAGACTTACCTTAACACCTTCCAGGACTATCTCAGGAAAGTCATACAGAACGGTGTAATAGTTGACACATCTCGAAATTTCGAGGTGGTAAAATCTGAAATTGCTACCATTGTTGGGGACCGAATTGAGAAGGCCTGA
- a CDS encoding CHAD domain-containing protein: MLPLLGTELRRPEDYANEKLEEFKKLFGTSPNQVHDARVELRKYAVVVEALYPLHMDFDLLDNSRGILKLLGKVRDYDVHGCPRVDREEVLRRVSARLPRLRRLPRLYGSRFLVAENLMRIYGDIPFVNDFHGVRKLLRRARFLAESLGIFNDSLKELVKTMGNERDRMAQEACQGKIPVLNLDVSRIKEIGRMEVREILLSDHEFRHIKQKLSQF; encoded by the coding sequence TTGCTACCATTGTTGGGGACCGAATTGAGAAGGCCTGAGGATTACGCGAACGAGAAGTTGGAAGAGTTCAAGAAGTTGTTTGGAACTTCACCGAACCAGGTCCATGACGCAAGGGTTGAGTTAAGGAAATACGCGGTTGTGGTTGAGGCACTATACCCCCTTCACATGGATTTTGACCTGTTGGATAACTCGAGGGGCATACTAAAGCTCCTGGGGAAGGTGAGGGATTACGATGTCCACGGATGTCCCCGGGTAGATAGGGAAGAGGTGTTGAGGAGGGTCAGTGCAAGGTTACCTAGGCTAAGGAGATTACCTAGGCTTTACGGTTCCAGGTTCCTGGTAGCTGAGAACCTCATGAGAATTTATGGCGATATTCCCTTCGTGAACGACTTCCACGGAGTTAGAAAATTGTTGAGAAGGGCGAGATTTTTGGCAGAAAGTTTGGGAATATTCAACGACTCCCTAAAGGAGTTGGTTAAAACCATGGGTAATGAAAGGGATAGAATGGCCCAGGAGGCATGCCAGGGGAAGATCCCCGTGCTGAATCTGGACGTCTCCAGAATTAAGGAGATTGGGAGGATGGAGGTAAGGGAGATCCTACTGTCTGATCACGAGTTTAGGCATATAAAGCAGAAGCTATCACAGTTTTAA
- a CDS encoding tyrosine-protein kinase family protein gives MRVSIQSAKGGVGKSTISMNLSLALAERGFRVLLLDRDNVGYSSRLAGIEDLGLLSSVVDGVESRFFEHFKFKKGFITVVKITGDGPRYDSDVKRVMNEPELRTRFSNLYTNVLKSYPHDYVIVDNASLITFDHDMVRLETTEYLKNYPNMPVRRIYVSNNSKLAVDETLAYISNAESKTTVGKAIGFCINMIAPGMESYAESLLDKALKATNFNLGILIPFFEEVFQYADEMINMPIIPRVRRLAELIVSNPSLDTKIILDK, from the coding sequence TTGAGAGTATCCATTCAGAGCGCCAAAGGAGGAGTAGGCAAATCGACCATTTCCATGAATTTATCCTTGGCTTTAGCAGAGAGGGGTTTTAGAGTTTTGCTTCTTGATAGGGATAACGTGGGATACTCCTCTAGGCTGGCTGGTATTGAGGACCTGGGCCTATTAAGTAGCGTGGTTGATGGAGTTGAATCGAGGTTCTTTGAACATTTCAAGTTCAAGAAGGGGTTCATCACCGTTGTCAAGATCACGGGAGATGGTCCCAGATATGATAGCGACGTTAAACGGGTAATGAATGAGCCCGAACTCAGGACGAGATTCTCCAATCTTTATACCAATGTCCTGAAATCCTATCCGCATGACTACGTAATAGTTGATAATGCGAGTCTCATCACCTTTGACCACGATATGGTGAGGTTAGAGACAACGGAGTACCTGAAGAACTACCCCAACATGCCGGTGAGGAGAATCTATGTATCCAATAACTCCAAACTAGCAGTTGATGAAACCCTTGCTTACATTAGCAATGCAGAGAGTAAGACAACGGTGGGAAAGGCCATTGGGTTCTGCATCAACATGATTGCACCTGGTATGGAATCTTACGCTGAGTCTCTGCTTGACAAGGCACTTAAAGCGACTAACTTTAACCTGGGAATACTTATCCCGTTTTTTGAAGAGGTATTCCAGTATGCCGATGAGATGATAAACATGCCGATAATTCCAAGGGTTCGGAGGTTAGCAGAGCTAATAGTTTCCAATCCATCACTGGATACTAAAATAATTCTCGATAAGTAG
- a CDS encoding Ppx/GppA phosphatase family protein encodes MEEVGVIDLGYNSIRLSVFQRLSQNSFRTVGSMKDFTRLGDGVDEGGEIKEERIAEAENVLSKFRSVLERRGIEEVYPLGTSAFRLARNGEEVAKRLSRSLGHDIRIIPGEEEGRLAALGSINSLPFTDGVIFELGGGSLELVYVRGREMGQVYHFPLGALRLAKVFKNQESIRKEVRNYLYSLPSWLPPTVVGSGGNVRSIGRFLMKIGGIKFKHVHGFQVPSSQIRSLNKTFWSMDEKEIGALPGIGQERSVTVKSAILVIEELVNLFDAPTLTISEFGMREGRVMKAEELSLSKLRDNWLEAFSSFMGVRPPFDLFLETEKITGSELAGMASFLSHVFMESGWEDPFTACYEYLVESLFPGFMKRDLALVALICKGVNKKLRKKDFTKLGIDGKIDKVAEMSKVVKTLNKRYPLGVY; translated from the coding sequence ATGGAGGAAGTTGGAGTCATAGACCTGGGCTACAACTCCATTAGGCTTTCGGTTTTCCAGAGGTTATCTCAAAACTCCTTTAGAACAGTAGGAAGCATGAAGGACTTCACACGACTGGGAGACGGTGTAGATGAAGGGGGAGAGATCAAGGAGGAGAGAATCGCCGAGGCTGAGAACGTGCTATCCAAGTTCAGGTCTGTCCTGGAAAGGAGAGGGATCGAGGAAGTTTACCCCCTAGGTACAAGCGCATTCAGACTTGCCAGGAACGGCGAGGAAGTTGCAAAGAGACTTTCCAGGTCCCTGGGTCACGATATTAGGATCATACCAGGAGAAGAGGAGGGAAGACTCGCAGCCCTAGGATCCATAAACTCCCTACCCTTCACCGATGGCGTGATCTTTGAGCTGGGAGGAGGTTCACTGGAACTAGTTTACGTGAGGGGAAGAGAGATGGGACAGGTTTACCACTTTCCCCTGGGTGCCCTTAGGCTAGCCAAGGTTTTCAAGAACCAGGAGAGTATAAGGAAAGAGGTCAGGAATTACCTTTACTCATTGCCAAGCTGGTTGCCCCCCACAGTGGTCGGCTCTGGTGGAAACGTTAGGTCAATAGGGAGATTCCTCATGAAAATAGGCGGAATCAAGTTCAAACACGTGCACGGTTTCCAGGTACCCTCTTCCCAGATTAGGTCACTTAACAAGACCTTCTGGTCCATGGACGAGAAGGAGATCGGAGCTCTCCCCGGGATAGGCCAGGAGAGGTCCGTCACCGTGAAATCGGCGATCCTAGTCATTGAGGAGCTCGTGAACTTGTTTGATGCCCCCACTCTCACTATCTCGGAGTTTGGGATGAGGGAGGGGAGGGTAATGAAGGCAGAAGAGTTATCCCTCTCCAAGCTCAGGGACAACTGGCTTGAGGCCTTTTCCAGTTTCATGGGAGTTAGGCCCCCCTTTGACCTCTTCCTGGAGACGGAGAAAATAACTGGAAGCGAACTGGCAGGGATGGCCTCATTCCTTTCGCACGTCTTTATGGAGTCAGGATGGGAGGATCCCTTCACCGCGTGTTATGAGTATTTAGTTGAGTCGCTTTTCCCTGGATTCATGAAGAGGGATTTAGCGCTTGTCGCCCTCATCTGTAAGGGGGTCAACAAGAAGTTGAGGAAGAAGGACTTCACTAAACTGGGTATTGACGGTAAAATAGATAAGGTGGCTGAAATGTCGAAGGTAGTCAAGACCTTGAACAAGAGATATCCCTTGGGTGTTTATTGA
- the tmk gene encoding dTMP kinase yields MGGSIIAFEGIDGSGKSSQAKLLKDWLDSRVDAYLTEWNSSDWIHEVIKEAKKKNLLTPLTFSLIHATDFADRYERLILPMYRTGFVVVSDRYYYTAYARDSVRGVSLEWVKKLYSYAPKPDITFFIRVTPEVALSRLKESKRGIKPQEAGADVFPDLEPEEGFLKYQGMILEIYDKLAEEEGFVVLDGNRSPREIQMDIRRRVGELLWKERS; encoded by the coding sequence ATGGGAGGCTCAATAATCGCGTTTGAGGGAATAGATGGGTCAGGGAAATCTAGTCAGGCTAAGCTTCTCAAGGACTGGCTCGACTCTAGGGTTGACGCATACCTCACCGAGTGGAACTCAAGTGACTGGATTCATGAGGTAATAAAGGAGGCAAAGAAAAAGAACCTGCTCACTCCGCTGACGTTTAGCTTAATACACGCCACCGACTTCGCGGATAGGTATGAAAGGCTAATCCTGCCCATGTATCGCACAGGCTTCGTTGTTGTGTCTGACAGATACTACTACACGGCCTATGCGAGGGACTCGGTCAGGGGAGTCAGCCTTGAATGGGTAAAGAAGCTCTACTCCTACGCTCCGAAACCGGACATAACCTTTTTCATCAGGGTAACACCAGAGGTGGCCCTTTCCCGCCTCAAGGAGAGCAAGAGGGGGATCAAACCGCAGGAGGCAGGGGCAGACGTTTTTCCTGACCTGGAACCGGAGGAAGGCTTCCTCAAGTATCAGGGGATGATCCTTGAGATATACGACAAACTAGCTGAAGAGGAAGGTTTTGTGGTTCTCGACGGAAATAGATCCCCCAGGGAGATCCAGATGGACATTAGGAGGAGAGTGGGTGAATTATTATGGAAGGAAAGATCATAG
- the sixA gene encoding phosphohistidine phosphatase SixA — MTTILIVRHGESEPQTEGINDQDRKLVKKGVKQMRRVANFLEEMGYEPDQVMVSPMLRAVQSAEVILDEMGLEIKAETLEDLLPDKDPSSLAEKLKELQGTILIVGHEPHLSKLVKALTSAEVEIKRGGLAVVEVDATEKTSKLELLLTQKVMKLI, encoded by the coding sequence ATGACTACCATACTAATTGTAAGACACGGAGAGAGCGAACCTCAAACTGAAGGTATAAATGATCAGGATAGAAAGCTAGTTAAGAAGGGAGTTAAACAGATGAGGAGAGTGGCCAACTTCCTAGAGGAAATGGGATACGAACCCGATCAGGTCATGGTCAGTCCCATGCTAAGGGCAGTTCAGTCAGCGGAAGTTATACTTGACGAGATGGGTCTTGAGATTAAGGCTGAAACCCTTGAGGATCTCCTTCCCGACAAGGATCCCTCGAGCCTAGCAGAGAAACTCAAGGAATTGCAGGGAACGATCCTTATCGTGGGTCACGAACCTCATCTCTCTAAGCTAGTGAAGGCCCTCACTTCGGCGGAAGTCGAGATAAAGAGGGGCGGACTCGCGGTAGTGGAAGTGGACGCGACCGAGAAAACGTCTAAATTGGAGTTACTTCTAACCCAGAAGGTCATGAAGCTGATCTAA
- a CDS encoding amidohydrolase family protein: protein MAMRVVDVHVHYHIFLRKLPDHCRQFLQNVEDTKFTLNFKDVTVEKVLLVPSHPCWSEECSDGFDLDYEIRKGSELFHQWGEVNPVTCNVEQELERQYSLGIVGIKLHPVHHGFSPNAYRPEEDGDRRLEFIYSFAEEKKLPILIHTGTSIGVKARNKYGDPILVDDVVKDFDVTLILAHAGRPLWYDTAFYLARNYSNVFLEISSIPPRNLLKALPRLLEIEDKVLYGSDFPAFRGQDLAVHAWQVYQELNSGKIMGDNARRVLRLS, encoded by the coding sequence ATGGCCATGCGGGTAGTTGACGTCCACGTGCACTACCATATTTTCCTTAGGAAACTTCCGGATCATTGCAGACAATTCCTTCAAAACGTGGAAGATACGAAGTTCACGCTCAACTTCAAGGACGTCACTGTGGAGAAAGTACTTCTAGTTCCCTCTCATCCTTGCTGGAGTGAGGAGTGTTCCGACGGGTTCGATCTTGATTACGAGATCAGAAAGGGGAGCGAACTTTTCCATCAGTGGGGAGAGGTGAATCCTGTGACCTGTAACGTGGAGCAGGAACTTGAGAGGCAATACTCCCTTGGCATTGTGGGAATTAAGTTACACCCAGTTCACCACGGCTTTTCTCCCAACGCCTATAGACCAGAGGAGGATGGGGACAGGAGGCTTGAGTTCATTTACTCGTTTGCGGAGGAGAAGAAACTCCCTATCCTGATCCACACGGGGACTAGCATTGGGGTTAAGGCTAGGAACAAGTATGGCGATCCTATCCTTGTGGATGACGTGGTGAAGGACTTTGATGTTACACTGATCCTAGCTCATGCTGGGAGACCCCTATGGTATGATACGGCATTCTACCTTGCCAGGAATTACTCTAACGTGTTTCTAGAGATTTCGTCTATTCCTCCCAGAAATCTCCTAAAGGCGTTACCCAGATTGTTGGAGATAGAGGATAAGGTTCTCTATGGGAGCGATTTCCCCGCGTTTAGGGGTCAGGATCTGGCAGTTCACGCGTGGCAGGTGTACCAGGAATTAAATAGTGGGAAAATAATGGGGGATAACGCCAGGAGGGTACTTAGACTTAGTTGA
- a CDS encoding TA0938 family protein — protein sequence MKIVVNGEEAGTKEKGCALCGATWGGWYEDVDGERLFFCCDVCAREFLNMLNRVKEITGWGKVDELIINGDYYRGRNCEAKSEGKSLSFYVKFGEDAEITTFIIKGNH from the coding sequence GTGAAGATAGTGGTAAATGGGGAGGAGGCTGGAACCAAGGAGAAGGGATGTGCCCTGTGCGGGGCAACCTGGGGAGGATGGTATGAGGACGTGGACGGTGAGAGGCTTTTCTTCTGTTGTGACGTATGCGCAAGGGAATTCCTCAACATGCTGAACAGGGTGAAGGAGATCACCGGTTGGGGGAAGGTAGACGAGCTAATCATTAACGGAGATTACTATAGGGGTAGGAACTGTGAGGCAAAATCCGAGGGAAAATCCCTTAGCTTTTACGTGAAGTTCGGCGAGGATGCCGAGATTACAACGTTCATAATAAAGGGGAATCATTGA
- a CDS encoding thiaminase II/PqqC family protein, which yields MPICPACEIKLESWGSVSSHMIQQASRSDPGHVMWLNRNLSLREMPQEELAKRLETFFSGELRSWIISRFIEKFYGDKPHPFMIAMQNPIREVLLGYVLEHQHFLVNWVRVLSKIVYETDQVDVIRFELENITTEFVGTESSPSHYELLLRMGESMGMKREEILSTPPLKGTVEAINTWRKLSQRNWVEVMAAMHSLELVADKNLRRYGAKIHYFNEKILDSNDFPEAVKNFLMEGYEADQYHAEEALDLVERYAVDQERVKVTVLKSFDTFSKYLLSRLERALLLSGVIA from the coding sequence ATGCCCATATGTCCCGCATGTGAGATTAAACTTGAGTCTTGGGGGTCAGTCTCCAGTCATATGATTCAACAGGCTAGCAGGAGCGATCCGGGACACGTAATGTGGTTAAACAGGAACCTGTCGTTACGCGAGATGCCACAGGAGGAACTAGCGAAGAGACTTGAAACCTTCTTCTCGGGAGAGTTAAGGTCCTGGATAATCTCTAGATTTATTGAAAAGTTTTATGGTGATAAACCACACCCCTTCATGATAGCCATGCAGAACCCGATCAGGGAAGTCCTTCTGGGTTACGTCTTGGAGCATCAGCACTTCCTAGTTAACTGGGTTAGGGTTCTCTCCAAGATTGTGTACGAGACCGACCAGGTAGACGTGATAAGATTCGAGTTGGAGAACATTACCACGGAGTTCGTAGGCACGGAGAGTTCTCCCTCACACTACGAGCTTCTCCTTAGAATGGGGGAGAGCATGGGGATGAAGAGGGAGGAAATCCTGTCTACACCGCCCCTCAAGGGGACAGTTGAGGCAATTAACACGTGGAGAAAGTTGTCACAGAGGAACTGGGTTGAGGTTATGGCTGCAATGCATAGCTTAGAGCTAGTGGCGGACAAGAACCTTAGAAGGTATGGAGCAAAGATCCACTATTTTAACGAGAAGATTCTGGACTCAAACGATTTCCCAGAGGCGGTCAAGAACTTCCTTATGGAGGGTTATGAGGCAGACCAGTATCACGCAGAAGAGGCCCTGGATCTGGTGGAAAGGTACGCTGTTGATCAAGAGAGAGTGAAAGTAACCGTCCTGAAGTCATTTGATACTTTCTCCAAGTATCTACTCTCTAGGTTGGAGAGAGCCTTGTTGCTATCTGGGGTGATAGCGTGA
- the proC gene encoding pyrroline-5-carboxylate reductase yields METLSVLGAGTIGSLLVKAGLSQGYRVVATGRSERTLLRVKGLGAEAITDNASAVMRSDLVMISVKPQHFPELAKSIPRELWRGKTVISVMAGVRLDTLRKVMGGAQVFRAMPNVNAVVNMSTTAITGEGEAKELVDSLFRSLGVTYWVSEDMMDVWTALIGSGPAFISEIVDGLVLGAVSSGMPRDLAYSSVLDMLKGTAENLKNHKGHPVEVRDNVTTPAGTTIRGLKAMEERGVKAALIETVESSSRRASELGKLIDERIRRELIGED; encoded by the coding sequence ATGGAAACTCTCAGTGTGCTCGGCGCGGGAACCATTGGATCACTTCTGGTGAAGGCAGGCCTATCTCAGGGTTATAGGGTAGTCGCCACGGGCCGTTCCGAGAGAACTCTACTAAGGGTGAAGGGACTGGGAGCAGAGGCCATCACTGACAACGCTAGCGCCGTGATGAGGAGTGACTTGGTTATGATCAGTGTGAAGCCCCAACATTTTCCTGAGCTAGCCAAGTCAATTCCAAGGGAGCTCTGGAGAGGTAAAACCGTGATCTCGGTCATGGCTGGAGTTAGGCTCGACACCTTGCGTAAGGTGATGGGTGGGGCGCAGGTGTTCAGGGCAATGCCCAACGTCAATGCAGTGGTTAACATGTCAACCACCGCGATCACCGGGGAGGGTGAGGCCAAGGAACTGGTGGATTCACTCTTCAGGTCCTTGGGGGTGACCTATTGGGTCAGCGAGGACATGATGGACGTGTGGACTGCCCTCATAGGGAGTGGACCTGCTTTCATCTCTGAAATTGTGGATGGGCTAGTGCTGGGCGCTGTATCCTCGGGTATGCCCAGGGATCTAGCTTACTCCTCAGTTCTAGACATGTTAAAGGGAACTGCCGAGAACCTCAAGAATCACAAGGGTCACCCCGTGGAAGTCAGGGATAACGTGACAACTCCCGCTGGAACAACAATCAGGGGACTCAAGGCCATGGAAGAGAGAGGAGTTAAGGCAGCGCTCATAGAGACGGTAGAAAGCTCGAGCAGGAGAGCATCAGAGCTTGGTAAGCTAATTGACGAAAGAATTAGGAGGGAGTTAATTGGAGAGGATTAA